The Nitrospira sp. KM1 genome includes a window with the following:
- a CDS encoding PAS domain S-box protein, with protein MTFWSRSHSLQRKIITAIVMVGLLPLTLLLALTYVEERRALRETTGTNFKEVAVEAARRIEMHITRGMNEAQQLATTPFLRTAVTEANRAYEGKDPRSIQDTIKDWQQRWKQRDKRSEFPLFINRIVTNYLIRWHDIRKSDYVGILITDNQGALVVSSIPQVEYFYGKSSWWQAVVRGGTHQPYVSDISFDPSFGTHVVVVAAPIVGDTPNAVIGAVAILLRRDTLFHSIAEVAIGSTGHAMLFTSDGTPVICPILAPEEHSVKPPLIETLAALKSGWAVTDDDSHGSKDALIGFAPVRFTERLAPGSIGGKHWITVVRQDPHETFAPLAELVAKVLLYGLAVLAVLWSTGLIVARRIARPIRLLHDGVQEIGSGRLDRRFELKTGDEIEGLADAFNEMAANLQRSFSQLEQRMVEVRRLEEKYRDLIEHSPEMIYQLDRSGRFVHVNKTGLDKLGYQLDDMLKMKLWELVPRGQVSRVLKYLERLVAQGQNTTETVFLAKDGRSIDVEIHATALFDQERGGLVHTRAFVRDVTERHRLEQEVQQYTSKLEEAVSERTQQLVASQARYKALFDLVADSVFMVDPQGQIVAVNKREEQALGYAETSVVGQSLFDVVVATHRHALHAWLDDIRTGQRQVPTQEITVFNAKGQETPVEMDLIRVGGTTQLLVMVQLRDITDRKKWERQLHAYREQLEVKVKERTREIEETKQYLENLLENANDVIYTLDIDQRFTYVNSKVETWGYRKDDLLGRPYLSLLSRRHRGRRLKNTLDIGAKQVYEVEVVTRTGDTRTVMVSVSPLQGMDGEILGVLGIARDMTETKNLEQQIRSSEKLASVGKLAAGVAHEINNPLAGILNCLYNLRKGTLSATRQEEYWTSMEDGVRRVQKIVRQLLDFSQQHEPEFNLTDINEVIDRVLVLTTHLFAPNRIGLVTVPGHALPSLLVDRHMIEQVLMNLILNAVQAMKTGGTLTIRTAVEEGVCRIEVTDTGSGIAPAVLPRIFDPFFTTKGEGEGTGLGLSVSLGIVERHGGKILVASELGRGTTFTLCLPVSRERSLAERLS; from the coding sequence ATGACATTCTGGAGCCGTTCCCACAGTCTCCAGCGTAAGATCATCACGGCGATCGTGATGGTCGGCCTCCTCCCATTAACACTTCTTTTAGCCCTCACATACGTCGAAGAACGACGCGCTCTGCGGGAAACCACCGGAACGAATTTCAAGGAAGTGGCTGTCGAGGCGGCACGCCGCATTGAAATGCATATTACCCGGGGAATGAACGAGGCGCAGCAACTCGCCACGACCCCGTTTCTACGCACCGCCGTGACGGAAGCCAACCGGGCTTATGAGGGCAAAGACCCTCGGAGCATTCAGGATACCATCAAGGATTGGCAGCAACGGTGGAAACAGCGTGACAAACGAAGCGAATTCCCTCTGTTCATCAACCGGATCGTAACGAATTATTTGATCCGGTGGCATGACATCAGGAAATCGGACTACGTCGGGATTCTGATTACCGACAATCAAGGCGCATTGGTCGTCAGTTCCATTCCGCAGGTGGAATATTTTTATGGGAAAAGCTCTTGGTGGCAAGCGGTGGTGAGGGGGGGGACGCATCAACCCTATGTGAGCGATATTTCTTTTGATCCGTCTTTTGGCACGCATGTCGTGGTGGTGGCGGCTCCGATCGTCGGAGATACCCCCAATGCCGTCATCGGTGCGGTAGCCATTCTGCTGCGTCGTGACACTCTTTTCCATTCAATCGCCGAAGTGGCGATCGGCTCCACCGGACACGCCATGCTGTTCACTTCGGATGGCACGCCGGTGATCTGCCCCATCCTGGCGCCAGAAGAGCACTCGGTCAAGCCGCCGTTGATCGAGACACTCGCTGCATTGAAGTCCGGCTGGGCTGTGACGGATGACGATTCGCATGGGAGCAAGGACGCCCTCATCGGCTTCGCGCCAGTCCGATTCACAGAGCGGCTGGCCCCTGGGAGTATCGGAGGAAAACATTGGATCACCGTCGTCAGACAGGATCCTCATGAGACGTTCGCTCCCCTGGCTGAACTCGTGGCGAAGGTGCTCCTGTACGGCCTGGCCGTTCTCGCGGTGTTGTGGAGCACGGGGTTGATTGTTGCCAGGAGGATCGCCCGTCCAATCAGGCTGTTGCATGATGGTGTACAGGAAATCGGCAGCGGTCGTCTGGACCGGCGGTTCGAATTGAAAACGGGGGATGAGATCGAAGGATTGGCGGACGCCTTCAATGAGATGGCGGCGAATCTCCAGAGATCTTTTTCACAACTCGAACAGCGGATGGTGGAAGTACGACGGCTCGAAGAGAAGTACCGGGATCTGATCGAACATTCCCCCGAGATGATCTATCAGCTCGACCGTAGCGGGCGGTTTGTCCATGTCAATAAAACGGGTCTCGACAAGCTGGGGTATCAGCTCGATGACATGCTGAAGATGAAGCTTTGGGAACTGGTACCCCGGGGCCAGGTATCACGTGTGCTGAAATATCTTGAACGGCTGGTGGCGCAGGGACAGAACACCACTGAAACGGTCTTTCTGGCCAAGGACGGGCGATCGATCGATGTCGAAATTCACGCCACCGCTCTATTCGATCAGGAACGCGGAGGGTTGGTCCACACACGCGCATTCGTTCGCGATGTCACCGAGCGTCACCGGCTCGAGCAGGAAGTGCAGCAATATACGTCGAAGCTCGAAGAAGCCGTCTCCGAGCGGACACAGCAACTGGTTGCCTCACAGGCACGCTACAAGGCGCTATTCGACCTGGTGGCGGATTCCGTGTTCATGGTGGATCCGCAGGGTCAAATTGTTGCGGTGAACAAGCGGGAGGAGCAGGCGCTGGGGTATGCGGAAACGAGCGTCGTCGGACAGAGCCTCTTCGATGTCGTGGTGGCGACCCATCGCCATGCCCTGCACGCGTGGCTGGACGATATCCGCACCGGTCAGCGCCAGGTTCCGACGCAGGAAATCACCGTGTTCAATGCCAAGGGGCAGGAGACGCCGGTTGAAATGGATCTCATCCGAGTCGGTGGAACCACCCAGCTGCTCGTGATGGTTCAACTGCGCGATATCACGGATCGGAAAAAATGGGAGCGGCAGTTGCACGCCTATCGAGAACAACTCGAGGTCAAGGTGAAGGAGCGGACCCGGGAAATCGAGGAAACAAAGCAGTACCTTGAAAATCTCCTCGAAAATGCCAACGATGTCATTTACACGCTGGATATAGACCAGCGGTTCACCTATGTGAACAGCAAAGTGGAAACCTGGGGCTATCGAAAAGACGATCTACTGGGACGACCCTATCTCTCGCTGCTCTCACGGCGTCACCGGGGCAGGCGGTTGAAAAACACATTGGATATCGGTGCCAAACAGGTGTATGAGGTCGAAGTGGTGACCCGCACGGGCGACACGCGCACGGTGATGGTCAGCGTCTCTCCGCTACAGGGCATGGACGGCGAAATTCTGGGGGTGCTCGGCATCGCCCGTGACATGACGGAGACCAAGAATCTCGAACAGCAAATTCGCAGCTCGGAGAAACTAGCGTCCGTGGGTAAGCTCGCCGCCGGCGTGGCTCATGAGATCAACAATCCCCTGGCCGGCATCTTGAATTGTCTCTACAACCTGAGGAAAGGAACGCTCTCTGCCACTCGGCAGGAAGAGTATTGGACCTCGATGGAGGACGGAGTCCGTCGCGTGCAAAAAATCGTCCGTCAACTGCTCGATTTCTCTCAACAGCATGAACCGGAGTTCAATTTGACGGACATCAATGAAGTGATTGACCGAGTGCTGGTGCTGACCACCCACTTGTTTGCTCCGAACCGGATCGGCCTGGTGACGGTCCCCGGTCACGCGTTGCCGAGCTTGCTGGTCGACCGCCATATGATCGAGCAGGTGCTCATGAATCTCATCTTGAACGCCGTACAGGCGATGAAGACGGGTGGAACGCTGACCATCCGAACCGCTGTTGAGGAGGGCGTGTGCCGTATCGAAGTCACCGATACCGGTTCTGGCATCGCGCCGGCCGTGCTTCCCAGAATTTTTGATCCGTTCTTTACGACCAAGGGTGAAGGAGAAGGGACCGGGCTCGGCCTATCAGTCAGTCTCGGCATCGTGGAGCGGCATGGTGGTAAAATTTTGGTGGCCAGTGAACTCGGGAGAGGCACGACATTTACGCTTTGTCTGCCGGTGTCGAGAGAACGTTCGTTGGCGGAGCGCCTTTCATGA
- the secF gene encoding protein translocase subunit SecF gives MLEILGKTNFDFMGKRAYAFLFSGVMALLGLVALVQIARGAANLGIDFAGGTAVQLKFEQPIKIDDARKALEHHGVTDAELQEFGQDNKLLIRVKASTTIEEKTAEKVVSIFNQEFPGNRFVIESSTEIGPTIGRKLQSDALIAILVSFGGIILYIAARFEFRFGIAAALATFHDVLAVLGAFYLLDKEITLLVITALLTLAGYSLTDTVVVFDRIRENLRTRRRETEEAMINTAINQVLSRTIVTSLTVVIVLVPLAAAGGEVLHDFSLALLWGVIVGTYSSIFVASPLLLIWAGGRGRLLKRN, from the coding sequence ATGTTAGAGATCTTGGGAAAGACGAATTTCGACTTCATGGGGAAGCGCGCGTACGCCTTCCTCTTTTCCGGTGTGATGGCCCTGTTGGGCCTTGTTGCCTTGGTGCAGATAGCCAGAGGAGCCGCCAATCTCGGGATCGACTTTGCCGGCGGAACCGCCGTGCAGCTGAAATTTGAACAGCCGATCAAGATTGATGATGCGCGCAAAGCCTTGGAACACCATGGGGTGACAGACGCCGAGTTGCAGGAGTTCGGTCAAGACAACAAGCTGTTGATCCGGGTGAAGGCGTCGACGACGATCGAAGAAAAAACGGCGGAAAAGGTCGTCTCGATTTTTAATCAGGAATTTCCCGGCAATCGGTTCGTCATCGAATCGAGCACCGAAATCGGTCCCACGATCGGCAGAAAACTGCAGAGCGATGCGTTGATCGCGATCCTGGTGTCGTTCGGGGGGATCATTCTCTATATTGCCGCGCGCTTTGAATTCAGGTTCGGAATTGCTGCGGCGCTGGCGACCTTTCACGACGTCTTGGCGGTGCTCGGAGCCTTTTATCTCTTAGACAAGGAAATCACCTTGCTGGTCATCACCGCGTTGTTGACGTTGGCAGGGTACTCACTGACCGACACGGTCGTGGTGTTCGATCGTATACGGGAAAATCTGCGGACCAGACGCAGGGAAACTGAGGAGGCGATGATCAACACCGCCATCAATCAGGTATTGAGTCGGACGATCGTCACCAGTCTGACCGTCGTGATCGTCCTCGTTCCTCTGGCCGCGGCGGGTGGTGAAGTGCTTCACGATTTTTCACTGGCTCTTTTATGGGGAGTGATTGTCGGGACCTATTCGTCCATTTTTGTCGCGAGTCCATTATTATTGATATGGGCCGGTGGCCGGGGGCGGTTGCTGAAACGGAACTAG
- the secD gene encoding protein translocase subunit SecD — MKKVGGRLTLLVAVLALSIVFFLPSYQPLYQALPGWAKSMLPNKGITLGLDLQGGIHLVMEVDEDRAVEIAIDRTVNSLQDLLVDKKLPVESVKRTGREQMTIQFQNAELKSQIQKLLDEYPNYVEKESSASANQLVWELRDTEVKRIKDSAVNQALETIRNRIDQFGVAEPVVQRQGLKQIVVQLPGVKEPKRAKDLIKETALLEFKMLDEDSQVRLDLPARVPKDREAEVLKQMEGKLPEGDQILFERAVEKDTGREYRIPFLVKKRVMLTGDVLSDARVSIGQFNDPYVSITFDANGGREFERITAEHVKKRMAVVLDNTIYSAPVIQERITGGRAQITGTFTTQEANDLAIVLRAGALPAPLRIIQDLTVGPSLGQDSIDKGIKATLVAGAMVVIFMVVYYRLSGVVADFALVLNLICLMGALSALTATLTLPGIAGIVLTIGMGVDSNVLIFERIREELRSGKAVRMAIDAGYDKALLTIIDSHVTTLITGVALFLFGTGPIKGFAVTLCLGIAINLFTALVGTKVIFDIINQRHKVERLSI; from the coding sequence ATGAAAAAGGTAGGTGGGCGCCTGACATTGTTGGTGGCGGTGCTGGCATTGTCGATCGTATTTTTTCTGCCGTCGTATCAGCCGCTGTATCAAGCCTTACCGGGTTGGGCAAAGTCGATGCTGCCGAATAAAGGCATCACGTTGGGACTCGATCTCCAGGGCGGGATTCACCTGGTGATGGAAGTCGATGAAGACCGCGCCGTGGAAATCGCGATCGATCGAACGGTAAATTCGTTGCAGGACCTGCTGGTCGACAAGAAACTGCCCGTTGAATCCGTCAAGCGTACGGGGCGGGAACAGATGACCATTCAATTTCAAAACGCCGAACTGAAGAGTCAGATTCAAAAACTGCTCGACGAGTATCCCAACTATGTGGAGAAGGAGTCTTCGGCATCCGCGAATCAGCTCGTCTGGGAGCTCCGGGATACGGAGGTGAAGCGGATCAAGGATTCAGCCGTCAACCAGGCGCTCGAGACGATTCGGAATCGCATCGACCAGTTTGGTGTGGCGGAGCCGGTGGTCCAGCGACAAGGGTTGAAGCAGATCGTCGTGCAATTGCCAGGGGTGAAAGAGCCGAAACGCGCCAAGGATCTGATCAAGGAAACGGCGCTGCTCGAGTTCAAGATGCTGGACGAGGACAGCCAGGTCAGGCTGGATCTTCCAGCGAGAGTGCCCAAGGACCGCGAGGCCGAAGTTCTGAAACAGATGGAAGGCAAGTTGCCCGAAGGCGACCAAATTCTGTTCGAGCGGGCCGTTGAGAAGGATACGGGACGGGAGTATCGGATTCCATTTCTCGTGAAGAAGCGGGTGATGCTCACGGGTGATGTGCTGAGCGATGCCCGGGTCTCCATCGGTCAATTCAACGACCCCTACGTCTCCATTACCTTCGATGCCAACGGAGGCCGAGAGTTCGAACGCATTACTGCAGAACATGTGAAGAAGCGGATGGCGGTCGTGCTCGACAACACAATTTATTCGGCTCCGGTCATCCAGGAGCGGATCACCGGTGGACGCGCACAAATTACCGGGACCTTCACCACGCAGGAGGCGAACGATCTGGCGATCGTGCTAAGGGCTGGCGCCTTGCCTGCGCCATTACGGATTATTCAGGATCTGACGGTCGGTCCCTCCTTGGGGCAGGATTCCATCGACAAGGGAATCAAAGCGACACTCGTCGCCGGCGCCATGGTGGTGATCTTCATGGTTGTCTACTATCGCCTGTCCGGTGTCGTGGCCGATTTTGCCTTGGTGCTGAATTTGATCTGCCTGATGGGCGCGTTGTCGGCATTGACTGCTACGCTCACGTTGCCTGGCATTGCGGGCATTGTCCTCACGATTGGCATGGGCGTGGATTCGAACGTGCTGATCTTTGAACGGATCCGGGAGGAGCTGCGGTCGGGCAAAGCGGTGCGAATGGCGATCGATGCTGGATATGACAAGGCGCTCTTGACCATCATCGATTCGCACGTCACGACATTGATCACCGGGGTAGCCTTGTTTCTCTTCGGGACCGGCCCGATCAAAGGCTTTGCCGTCACACTGTGCCTCGGTATTGCCATTAATCTGTTCACAGCGCTTGTGGGAACCAAAGTGATTTTTGACATCATCAATCAGCGTCATAAAGTGGAGCGGCTGAGTATCTGA
- the yajC gene encoding preprotein translocase subunit YajC — translation MVMQSVAWAQGTNGGGAGSSTILSLVPFVLIFVIFYFLLILPQQKKQKQQKAMLESLKKGDKVITASGIWGTVTNLGKETVTLQIADNTKIKMQREFISRLRGDEDDKDT, via the coding sequence ATGGTAATGCAATCAGTTGCGTGGGCGCAGGGGACGAATGGTGGAGGCGCGGGTTCGAGCACGATCCTGTCACTTGTGCCGTTCGTGCTGATCTTCGTCATCTTCTACTTCCTGCTGATCCTACCCCAGCAGAAGAAACAGAAGCAGCAGAAAGCGATGCTGGAATCGTTGAAAAAGGGGGACAAGGTCATCACGGCTTCAGGGATTTGGGGCACCGTCACGAACCTGGGAAAAGAGACCGTGACGCTTCAAATCGCCGATAACACGAAGATCAAGATGCAGCGGGAGTTTATCTCACGCTTGCGCGGCGATGAGGATGACAAGGATACATAG
- the tgt gene encoding tRNA guanosine(34) transglycosylase Tgt: MTMTFSVDRVDAATSARRGWLHTAHGRIETPAFMPVGTLGPVKGIDPEELAQLGYGLMLNNAYHLYLRPGHKVVADMGGLHRFTGWSGAILTDSGGFQVFSLAKLCKITDDGVTFQSHIDGSLHFISPETAIEIEEALGADIIMAFDQCVALPADPSTVSEAVRRTTLWAKRCRDSRRRSDQALFGIVQGGLNRELRLASAKEIVDIGFDGYAVGGLSVGESKKDMYNMLDVTVPNLPGDKPRYLMGVGMPENLVEGVARGIDLFDCVVPSRHGRTGWLFTHSGRILIKQARYVRDEGSIDPDCRCPVCARYSRAYLHHLYGVKEMLAARLNTIHNLWYFADFMRRMRVAIAEDRFAMFRESFYRTQGLEPEDVTACADAETGTGRGRGMSK, encoded by the coding sequence ATGACCATGACATTCTCTGTTGACCGCGTAGATGCAGCCACGAGTGCGAGGCGTGGGTGGCTTCACACGGCTCACGGCCGCATTGAAACTCCGGCGTTCATGCCGGTCGGGACGCTTGGGCCTGTCAAAGGCATCGATCCGGAGGAGTTGGCGCAACTGGGCTATGGCTTGATGCTGAACAATGCCTACCATTTGTATCTTCGACCCGGACACAAGGTCGTCGCAGATATGGGAGGGCTGCATCGTTTCACCGGTTGGTCGGGGGCCATTCTCACAGACAGCGGAGGCTTTCAGGTCTTCAGTTTGGCCAAGCTGTGCAAGATTACGGACGACGGCGTGACTTTTCAGTCACACATTGACGGATCGTTGCATTTCATTTCACCCGAAACGGCGATAGAAATTGAAGAGGCACTGGGCGCCGACATCATCATGGCGTTTGACCAATGCGTTGCGTTGCCGGCCGATCCGTCCACGGTCTCCGAAGCGGTCCGCAGGACAACGTTATGGGCCAAACGTTGCCGAGATAGCCGTCGGCGCTCCGATCAGGCATTATTTGGCATTGTACAGGGAGGCCTGAACCGTGAGCTCCGGTTGGCTTCTGCAAAAGAGATCGTGGACATCGGGTTTGACGGCTATGCGGTCGGGGGGCTATCGGTGGGCGAGTCCAAGAAGGATATGTATAACATGCTCGATGTAACGGTGCCGAACCTGCCCGGCGACAAGCCCCGATATTTGATGGGCGTGGGAATGCCTGAGAACCTGGTAGAAGGCGTCGCCCGCGGCATCGATCTGTTCGATTGCGTCGTGCCTTCCCGCCACGGCAGGACCGGCTGGCTCTTTACCCATTCTGGCCGAATCCTGATCAAACAGGCACGTTACGTCCGCGACGAAGGCTCGATCGATCCGGACTGCCGCTGCCCAGTCTGTGCACGATACTCGCGCGCCTATCTCCACCATTTGTATGGTGTCAAAGAGATGCTCGCTGCCCGGCTGAACACCATACACAATTTGTGGTACTTCGCGGATTTCATGAGACGAATGCGTGTCGCGATCGCAGAGGATCGCTTTGCGATGTTCCGGGAGTCGTTCTACCGCACCCAAGGCTTGGAGCCAGAGGACGTCACTGCTTGTGCCGACGCGGAGACGGGCACGGGTCGGGGTCGGGGGATGTCTAAGTAA
- the argS gene encoding arginine--tRNA ligase, whose protein sequence is MPQGIVQDKVATALLGALEGAKRKGQLKTESWPTLSLDAPKRPEWGDLASTVAMSLAASEQRAPQDIAQIIMDNLTGREELFDRVEIVRPGFLNLTIKPSLWQEVLREIDDQGAAYGKGTLGRQKRILVEYVSANPTGPLHVGHGRGAAVGEAVANLLEAVGYDVVREYYINDAGRQMKLLGASANARYQELSGHPVVFPEDGYRGTYVTTMVERLKPQLDALSGSAAGVVELRLQELAYKELLAQIRDDLKLFGIEFQSWFSEASLLESKGVERVLEELKSRELLYQQEGAWWFRSSAYGDEKDRVVKKQDGEYTYLASDIAYHRDKLQRGYDVLIDVWGADHHGYIPRMQAVMEAFGHPKDRLRVVLVQLVKLLRHGEEVKMSKRTGEFITMRDVIDEVGADAAKFNFLMRDSNTHLEFDLELAKQRSADNPVYYVQYAHARIASLWRVAASRGISCPRPSAADLSLLVHPDELALIRKLSMFPAVLESSALAYEPHRMTYYLQQLAALLHTFYNKHRILPPAGGADVADESDANMAGGVESERESLSPAHTAARLALMQSVQQVIKNGLTVLGISAPDQM, encoded by the coding sequence GTGCCGCAAGGTATCGTGCAGGATAAGGTGGCGACGGCGCTGCTCGGAGCGCTTGAAGGAGCGAAACGGAAGGGGCAGCTCAAGACGGAATCTTGGCCTACGCTAAGTTTAGATGCTCCAAAACGGCCGGAATGGGGAGACCTTGCTTCGACCGTGGCCATGTCCCTCGCGGCATCCGAACAGCGCGCGCCGCAGGATATCGCGCAAATCATCATGGACAATCTGACCGGACGTGAGGAACTGTTCGACCGCGTCGAAATTGTCCGCCCAGGGTTTCTGAATCTCACGATTAAGCCGTCTTTGTGGCAGGAAGTGCTGCGTGAGATTGATGATCAGGGTGCAGCATACGGCAAGGGCACGCTGGGGCGGCAGAAACGAATTCTCGTCGAGTACGTCAGTGCGAATCCAACAGGTCCACTCCATGTAGGGCACGGTCGGGGCGCCGCAGTTGGAGAGGCAGTCGCCAATTTGTTGGAAGCGGTGGGATACGACGTCGTCCGCGAGTATTACATCAACGACGCCGGCCGGCAGATGAAGTTACTAGGGGCGTCGGCCAATGCCCGCTACCAGGAACTGTCCGGTCATCCGGTCGTGTTTCCTGAGGACGGGTACCGAGGTACATATGTCACCACTATGGTCGAAAGGCTCAAGCCACAGCTCGACGCGCTGAGCGGGTCAGCCGCCGGCGTGGTCGAATTGCGGCTCCAGGAATTGGCCTATAAAGAACTGCTCGCCCAGATTCGTGATGACCTCAAGCTTTTCGGAATTGAATTTCAGTCATGGTTCAGCGAAGCCTCATTATTGGAATCAAAAGGCGTCGAACGCGTGCTCGAAGAATTGAAATCGCGAGAGTTGCTGTACCAGCAGGAAGGGGCCTGGTGGTTCCGTTCCTCGGCCTATGGCGACGAAAAAGATCGTGTGGTCAAGAAACAAGACGGTGAATACACCTATTTGGCGTCCGACATCGCCTACCACCGGGACAAACTTCAGCGCGGCTATGATGTCCTCATCGACGTATGGGGCGCTGATCATCACGGGTATATCCCCCGCATGCAGGCCGTCATGGAGGCCTTTGGACATCCCAAGGACCGCCTGCGGGTTGTACTGGTGCAACTGGTGAAATTGCTCCGCCATGGCGAAGAAGTGAAGATGTCGAAGCGAACCGGTGAATTCATTACGATGCGAGACGTGATTGACGAGGTCGGTGCCGATGCGGCGAAGTTTAATTTTCTCATGAGAGACTCAAATACCCATCTCGAATTTGACCTCGAGCTAGCCAAGCAGAGATCTGCCGACAACCCTGTGTATTATGTTCAATACGCACACGCGAGAATTGCCAGCTTGTGGAGGGTGGCCGCATCGAGAGGAATTTCATGTCCTCGTCCAAGTGCGGCCGACCTTTCATTGTTGGTCCATCCTGACGAGCTGGCATTGATCAGAAAACTATCCATGTTTCCCGCTGTGCTCGAATCCAGCGCCTTGGCCTATGAGCCTCATCGCATGACGTACTATTTGCAGCAGCTCGCTGCGCTGCTGCATACATTTTATAACAAGCATCGAATTCTTCCTCCGGCTGGAGGGGCCGATGTTGCCGATGAATCAGACGCCAACATGGCGGGCGGTGTTGAGTCCGAACGAGAAAGTCTTAGCCCTGCACATACGGCGGCCCGATTGGCATTGATGCAGAGTGTGCAGCAGGTCATCAAGAACGGATTGACGGTCCTAGGAATCTCCGCGCCAGATCAGATGTGA
- a CDS encoding glycosyltransferase family 9 protein: MCRTICVIHPGAIGDTLLAVEAICALRSRFPRHRFMLCGRPDVGELLRECEVIHEWISIEDSACLGLFGGSIPAHTRLAAWLKYCDLAVGWMKDGEGSVTAALRRAGARETRVQSPFSPDLNARHQADRYLETVQRVSHPSPSGVRIQIPRHLKAQGQKWLTLLGLGVEQRIALVHPGSGSRHKCIDSQVLAQLMERLKSQGFVLLILEGPADGEQVENVLQRMPVPPLVIRGADFLTVAGTLTYANVFIGHDSGVSHLSALMHVPTVVLFGPTDPSRWAPRGSHVSIVTGGAACRCTSSNFTVPCAGKECFPGSHEQLSEVCLALV, encoded by the coding sequence ATGTGCCGTACGATCTGCGTTATTCATCCCGGAGCCATCGGCGATACCTTATTGGCCGTCGAGGCGATTTGTGCACTCCGTTCAAGGTTTCCGCGACACCGGTTCATGCTCTGCGGCAGGCCTGACGTGGGTGAATTGCTACGTGAATGTGAAGTCATCCACGAATGGATTTCAATTGAGGATTCCGCGTGCCTGGGATTGTTCGGCGGATCTATTCCTGCCCACACCCGACTCGCAGCGTGGTTGAAGTATTGTGATCTTGCCGTAGGCTGGATGAAAGACGGCGAAGGGTCTGTTACTGCGGCTCTGAGGCGTGCCGGAGCACGAGAAACACGAGTCCAATCGCCATTTTCCCCAGACCTGAACGCAAGACATCAAGCCGATCGTTATTTGGAAACGGTGCAAAGGGTGTCTCATCCTTCACCGTCCGGCGTGCGGATTCAGATACCCCGTCATCTGAAGGCGCAAGGGCAGAAGTGGCTTACGCTTCTAGGCCTCGGCGTCGAACAACGGATTGCCTTGGTCCATCCAGGAAGCGGCAGCCGACACAAATGCATCGATTCACAGGTTCTCGCGCAACTGATGGAGCGGCTCAAGTCTCAAGGCTTCGTACTGCTTATTCTTGAGGGCCCGGCGGATGGCGAGCAGGTTGAAAATGTGTTGCAACGCATGCCGGTCCCACCGTTGGTGATTCGGGGCGCAGACTTTCTAACTGTTGCGGGGACGCTGACCTACGCAAACGTATTCATCGGCCACGACTCCGGGGTTTCGCATTTGTCAGCCTTGATGCACGTGCCGACCGTCGTCCTGTTCGGTCCAACCGACCCTTCTCGCTGGGCTCCGCGTGGCTCTCACGTCTCTATTGTGACTGGTGGTGCCGCCTGCCGATGCACTTCATCGAACTTCACAGTGCCCTGCGCAGGGAAGGAGTGTTTCCCAGGATCCCATGAGCAACTCTCCGAGGTTTGCTTGGCACTGGTATAA
- a CDS encoding molybdenum cofactor guanylyltransferase: MTPRPMINDVTGVLLAGGKSRRMGEDKRFVTVGDKSLFERSLTVLQTVFEKVCVVVAQDTVSVPADVLVLRDLISDCGSLGGIFTGLSLASTPHVFVTACDMPFLDPDAIRYVVESRFGMDIVMPRIFDELQPMHALYGGKCLPAMNKMMQARDLKIHRLISDSSLRVRIIAAKEFSNMDDARRSFLNVNTPMDLQSARTIEPSRGPARE; this comes from the coding sequence ATGACTCCACGGCCGATGATAAATGATGTCACGGGCGTCCTGCTCGCAGGAGGAAAGAGCAGGCGCATGGGCGAAGATAAACGTTTTGTGACAGTCGGAGATAAGTCCCTGTTTGAACGCAGTCTTACCGTCCTTCAAACCGTCTTCGAGAAAGTATGTGTCGTGGTGGCTCAGGATACCGTTTCTGTCCCGGCTGACGTTCTCGTTCTCCGTGATCTCATTTCGGACTGCGGAAGTCTTGGGGGTATCTTTACCGGCCTGTCCCTGGCATCCACGCCCCATGTATTTGTGACGGCATGTGATATGCCATTTCTCGATCCTGACGCAATACGATATGTCGTCGAATCAAGATTTGGAATGGATATCGTCATGCCTCGAATCTTCGATGAGTTGCAGCCCATGCACGCGCTGTATGGTGGAAAGTGTCTACCCGCCATGAATAAAATGATGCAGGCACGGGATTTAAAAATTCACCGACTGATATCAGACTCCTCGCTGCGCGTTCGTATCATTGCTGCAAAGGAGTTCTCCAATATGGACGATGCCAGGCGCTCGTTTCTTAACGTCAATACGCCCATGGACTTGCAGTCCGCCAGGACGATCGAACCCAGCCGGGGTCCCGCCAGGGAGTGA